One Paenibacillus sp. DNA window includes the following coding sequences:
- a CDS encoding choice-of-anchor I family protein, with protein sequence MKRKVKRTLISMLAAAAIGSTVVPAASAAESAPLDYGASDELSMRLIARYSSGAEFAEGGTEIVAYDPRRQRMYSVNGADKALDMIDLAPLSGEGEGVRALPRAKRIALDELHAGLTNIDDITSVAKSPTADVIAVSVTADPKTDPGYVVFLNGDGEYIHHVQVGALPDMVTFTPDGAKALTANEGEPNDDYTINPEGSVSIIDLSAGVANAQATTLGFAGVPIEGDVRKSNPEHTLEQNMEPEYIVVAPDSRTAYVALQESNAIATLDVEGKKFASVTGLGYKDWSAGDNKLDASDKDDKIDIRNWPVLGMYMPDGMSLVRIGGKDYLITPNEGDSADYDGYSEEERVADLADDYALSADLYEGYSQAQLDELVKNGLFGEDQLGRLKTTTSAPKNEDGKYEAIYGFGGRSFSIWDASDMSLVYDSAGEFERIAQEAAPEFFNSDNEENNLDNRSDDKGAEPEAAATGIVGGVPYAFIGLERLGGIMVYDLSNPSQPEFVKYYNSRNFASETPGGDVAPEGLTFVPAVDSPTGNALLLAAHEVSGTIAVYELEPKNTTIQLVHVNDIHSRVFEGSSAGMGYAKLATLVKQLSAANPNTLLLDAGDTFHGQTFSTLVRGESIVQIMNEMGFDALTAGNHDFNYGTERLLELAGMADFPVLGANVDKAGADVLEGNTIIEIDGVRIGIFGLSTPETAYKTHPKNVEGITFGDPVAEARKQVDALKDQTDVIIALNHLGMDEASADTTDKVAEQVDGIDVIIDGHSHQVMQETIKDTLVVQTGEYLKNAGVVTLTFENGELTDKTSKLISAEEMANAAPDAQVTSLIESIQASQDDVLGEVVGRTAVKLDGEREIVRAGESNLGNLITDAMRSVTGADIALTNGGGIRASIDAGDITKGEVITVLPFGNYIVTLNATGAEIVAALQHGAGDYPEPKGAFPHVSGLSYTIDASKPKGQKVTSVTVNGAPIDPNRTYVLATNDFIAAGGDEYAMFADNAVTGHYPALDEAVVEHLKAQGAAAAKTEGRIVGSAGGAAASGAASNAGAPAASGGHVEYVVKKGDTLYAIGRTYGVSWSAIAQLNKLSNPNLIFPNQKLIIPSP encoded by the coding sequence GTGAAGAGGAAGGTCAAACGGACTTTGATTTCGATGTTGGCCGCGGCCGCGATCGGTTCGACCGTCGTGCCGGCGGCGAGCGCAGCGGAAAGCGCGCCGCTCGATTACGGCGCGTCGGACGAGCTGTCGATGCGGCTGATCGCCCGCTATTCGAGCGGCGCGGAGTTCGCGGAAGGCGGCACGGAGATCGTCGCGTACGACCCGCGGCGCCAACGCATGTATTCCGTCAACGGCGCGGATAAGGCGCTGGATATGATCGATTTGGCCCCGCTGAGCGGCGAAGGCGAAGGCGTGCGCGCGCTGCCGCGCGCGAAGCGCATCGCGCTGGACGAGCTTCATGCGGGACTGACGAACATCGACGATATCACGAGCGTGGCCAAGAGCCCGACGGCCGACGTCATCGCCGTGTCGGTGACGGCGGACCCGAAGACGGATCCCGGCTACGTCGTGTTCCTGAACGGGGACGGGGAGTACATTCACCACGTCCAAGTCGGCGCCCTGCCGGATATGGTGACGTTCACGCCGGACGGCGCGAAGGCGCTGACGGCGAACGAGGGCGAGCCGAACGACGACTACACGATCAATCCGGAAGGCAGCGTCTCGATCATCGACCTGTCCGCGGGCGTCGCGAACGCGCAGGCGACGACGCTTGGCTTCGCGGGCGTTCCGATCGAAGGCGACGTGCGCAAGTCGAACCCGGAGCATACGCTTGAGCAAAACATGGAGCCGGAGTACATCGTCGTCGCCCCGGACAGCCGTACGGCGTACGTCGCGCTGCAGGAGAGCAACGCGATTGCGACGCTCGACGTCGAAGGGAAGAAATTCGCTTCGGTGACCGGCCTCGGCTATAAGGATTGGTCCGCCGGGGACAACAAACTGGACGCCTCGGATAAGGACGATAAGATCGACATTCGGAATTGGCCGGTGCTCGGCATGTACATGCCGGACGGAATGTCGCTCGTTCGGATCGGCGGCAAGGACTACCTCATTACGCCGAACGAAGGCGATTCCGCCGATTACGACGGCTACTCCGAAGAAGAGCGCGTCGCGGACCTCGCGGACGACTACGCGCTGAGCGCCGACTTGTACGAGGGATACTCGCAAGCGCAGCTGGACGAGCTCGTGAAGAACGGGCTGTTCGGCGAGGACCAGCTCGGGCGGCTCAAAACGACGACGTCCGCGCCGAAGAACGAAGACGGCAAGTACGAGGCGATTTACGGCTTCGGCGGCCGCTCGTTCTCGATTTGGGACGCCTCCGACATGAGCCTCGTGTACGACAGCGCCGGCGAGTTCGAGCGAATTGCGCAGGAAGCGGCGCCTGAATTTTTCAACAGCGACAACGAAGAAAACAATCTCGATAACCGCAGCGACGACAAAGGCGCGGAGCCGGAAGCGGCGGCGACCGGCATCGTCGGCGGCGTGCCGTATGCGTTCATCGGACTGGAGCGGCTCGGCGGCATCATGGTATACGACCTGTCGAATCCGTCGCAGCCGGAATTCGTGAAGTATTATAACAGCCGGAATTTCGCGTCGGAGACGCCGGGCGGCGACGTCGCGCCGGAGGGCTTGACGTTCGTGCCGGCCGTCGACAGCCCGACGGGGAACGCGCTGCTGCTCGCGGCGCACGAAGTGAGCGGCACGATCGCGGTGTACGAGCTCGAGCCGAAGAACACGACGATTCAGCTCGTGCACGTGAACGACATCCACTCCCGCGTCTTCGAAGGCTCCAGTGCGGGCATGGGCTACGCGAAGCTGGCGACGCTCGTGAAGCAGCTCAGCGCGGCGAACCCGAATACGCTGCTGCTGGATGCGGGCGACACGTTCCACGGCCAAACGTTCTCGACGCTCGTTCGCGGCGAGAGCATCGTGCAAATCATGAACGAGATGGGCTTCGACGCGTTGACGGCGGGCAACCATGACTTCAACTACGGCACGGAGCGGCTGCTCGAGCTCGCCGGCATGGCCGACTTCCCGGTTCTCGGCGCCAACGTCGACAAGGCGGGAGCGGACGTGCTCGAAGGGAATACGATCATTGAGATCGACGGCGTGCGCATCGGTATTTTCGGTTTGTCGACGCCGGAGACGGCTTACAAAACGCACCCGAAAAACGTAGAAGGCATTACGTTCGGCGATCCGGTCGCCGAAGCGCGGAAGCAGGTCGATGCGCTGAAAGATCAAACGGACGTCATTATCGCATTGAATCATCTCGGCATGGACGAAGCGAGCGCGGATACGACCGACAAGGTGGCCGAGCAGGTGGACGGCATCGACGTCATCATCGACGGGCACAGCCATCAAGTGATGCAGGAGACGATTAAGGACACGCTCGTGGTGCAAACCGGGGAATATTTGAAAAACGCCGGCGTCGTCACGCTGACGTTCGAGAACGGCGAACTGACGGACAAGACGTCGAAGCTGATTTCGGCGGAAGAGATGGCGAACGCCGCGCCGGACGCGCAGGTGACGAGCCTCATCGAGTCGATCCAAGCGTCTCAGGACGATGTGCTGGGCGAAGTCGTCGGCCGTACGGCGGTCAAGCTCGACGGCGAGCGCGAAATTGTGCGCGCCGGAGAGTCGAACCTCGGCAATCTGATTACGGACGCGATGCGGTCGGTGACCGGCGCGGACATCGCGCTGACGAACGGCGGCGGCATTCGCGCCTCGATCGACGCGGGCGACATTACGAAGGGCGAGGTCATTACGGTGCTGCCGTTCGGCAACTACATCGTTACGCTCAACGCCACCGGCGCGGAAATCGTCGCCGCGCTGCAGCACGGCGCGGGCGACTATCCGGAGCCGAAAGGCGCGTTCCCGCACGTGAGCGGCCTAAGCTACACGATCGACGCATCGAAGCCGAAGGGCCAGAAGGTAACCTCCGTTACGGTGAACGGCGCGCCGATTGATCCGAACCGGACGTACGTCCTTGCGACGAACGACTTCATCGCCGCCGGCGGCGACGAGTACGCGATGTTCGCGGACAACGCCGTGACCGGGCATTATCCGGCGCTCGACGAAGCGGTGGTCGAACATCTTAAAGCGCAAGGCGCTGCGGCGGCGAAGACGGAAGGCCGCATCGTCGGCAGCGCGGGCGGAGCGGCGGCAAGCGGCGCAGCTTCGAACGCCGGAGCGCCCGCGGCGTCCGGCGGGCATGTCGAGTACGTCGTCAAGAAGGGCGACACGCTCTATGCGATCGGCCGTACATACGGCGTCTCGTGGTCCGCGATCGCGCAGTTGAATAAGCTGAGCAATCCGAATTTGATTTTCCCGAACCAAAAGCTGATCATCCCGTCTCCATAA
- a CDS encoding LacI family DNA-binding transcriptional regulator, with amino-acid sequence MTNIKDLAKAAGVSITTVSRALNGYSDVSEKTRNRIKKLAEEMSYRPNAQAQSLVLKRTNTIGVILSEIKRSNAKDAFAFEVLCGINDRASELNYDILLFSTNPNKQMKKSYSDLCRERAVDGAILQGLKMNDPYLKEVVDQPHFPCVLIDIPVAGDRVGHVTTDNVYGARDAVRHLVELGHRRIAMINGYSEAAVSHERLSGYMLGLQEAGIVYEPDLVADGRFSEEGGAEATRAMLERHPDVTAVFCASDLMALGALKAAELMGRTVPGDLSVVGYDDISIASYCSPSLTTIRQERYDLGYQAAQLIIDMLEGREVKHKVVLNSSLIVRGSTAAARA; translated from the coding sequence ATGACCAACATAAAAGACTTGGCAAAGGCGGCAGGCGTCTCGATTACGACCGTCTCCCGGGCGTTGAACGGGTATTCCGACGTCAGCGAAAAAACGCGAAACCGCATTAAGAAGCTGGCGGAGGAGATGTCTTACCGGCCGAACGCGCAGGCGCAGAGCCTCGTGCTGAAACGCACGAACACGATCGGCGTCATTTTATCGGAGATCAAACGGTCGAATGCGAAGGACGCGTTCGCGTTCGAAGTGCTCTGCGGCATCAACGACCGCGCGAGCGAGCTGAACTACGATATTTTGCTGTTCAGCACGAATCCGAACAAACAGATGAAGAAATCGTACTCCGATTTATGCCGGGAGCGCGCCGTGGACGGCGCCATCCTGCAAGGGCTGAAGATGAACGACCCGTATTTGAAGGAAGTCGTCGATCAACCGCATTTCCCTTGCGTGCTGATCGATATTCCGGTCGCCGGCGATCGCGTCGGCCACGTCACCACCGACAACGTGTACGGCGCTAGAGACGCGGTTCGACACCTGGTCGAGCTCGGCCATCGCCGCATCGCGATGATCAACGGCTACAGCGAAGCGGCGGTCAGCCACGAACGGCTGTCAGGCTACATGCTGGGGCTGCAGGAGGCCGGCATCGTCTACGAGCCGGATTTGGTGGCGGACGGCCGGTTTTCCGAGGAGGGCGGCGCGGAAGCGACGAGGGCGATGCTCGAACGTCATCCCGACGTTACCGCCGTGTTCTGCGCCAGCGACCTGATGGCGCTCGGGGCGCTGAAAGCGGCGGAACTCATGGGCCGCACCGTGCCGGGCGATCTATCCGTCGTCGGATACGACGATATTTCCATAGCCTCTTACTGCTCGCCGTCGCTGACGACGATCCGCCAGGAGCGCTACGATCTTGGGTATCAAGCAGCGCAGTTAATCATCGACATGCTGGAGGGCCGGGAAGTGAAGCACAAAGTCGTGCTGAACAGCAGCCTGATCGTCCGCGGCAGCACCGCCGCTGCAAGAGCGTAA
- a CDS encoding amylo-alpha-1,6-glucosidase, which produces MDYRVIKENDLFLLTDLAGNIDERNYGHGLYTKDTRFLSRFELKINGYPLNMLSSEADQNYVSTIVLTNPKTEDANGEMTLWPESIEIERTRFIYQDVLYETVKATNFNPQRESFELSLLFDADFRDMFIVRGFQNGEVGEKTGVAMIDGGFQIGYAGKDDVKRKLLVRWAEEPSGIKAGDAGVEATYRLELEAGASQIIEFAIVPVTGDEEPNLVPRETAIERLEASYAEWERDSTAVESDLPLFDKLYHRGLQDIRVLLTDLGYGRFPVAGLPWFAVPFGRDSLIAALQMLPIHPDIARGTILTMARFQGEKVDGWRDEQPGKIMHELRSGELANTNQIPFNPYYGSIDATPLFLVLIGEYVKWTGDSALLRDMLPHIRRALQWIDEYGDRDGSGFVAYFQESSKGIANQGWKDSGNSVVHRSGEYAKAPIALVEVQGYVYQAKRTLAELLGALRDASGADDWAAWAERLDAEAETLRERFEAKFWMEDDAFYAIALDEAGRQVESVTSNPGHALMSGMMKPERAAAVARKLVSPALFSGYGIRTMAEGETGYNPMSYHNGSIWPHDNSMCLLGLSAQGFRDEARTVMEGLLAASAFFENYRLPELFCGYSAERGKPVRYPVACSPQAWAAATPLTFVQAMLGLALDAARRRVTLAPTLPDGMTTLRVRRMRLGDGRLDVTVTRGADGAYAVKVDANTTGWVVEA; this is translated from the coding sequence ATGGATTACAGAGTCATTAAGGAAAACGATTTGTTTTTGCTGACCGATTTGGCCGGCAACATCGACGAACGCAATTACGGGCACGGCCTGTATACGAAGGATACTCGGTTCCTGAGCCGGTTCGAGCTGAAAATCAACGGCTATCCGCTCAACATGCTGTCGTCCGAGGCGGATCAAAACTATGTGTCGACGATCGTGCTGACGAATCCGAAGACGGAAGACGCGAACGGAGAGATGACGCTCTGGCCGGAATCGATCGAAATCGAGCGGACGCGGTTTATTTATCAGGACGTCTTGTACGAAACGGTGAAAGCGACGAACTTCAACCCGCAGCGGGAATCGTTCGAGCTGTCGCTGCTGTTCGACGCCGATTTCCGCGACATGTTCATCGTGCGCGGTTTTCAGAACGGCGAAGTCGGCGAGAAGACGGGCGTTGCGATGATCGACGGCGGCTTCCAAATCGGCTACGCCGGCAAAGACGACGTGAAGCGCAAGCTGCTCGTGCGTTGGGCCGAAGAGCCGAGCGGAATCAAGGCGGGCGACGCGGGCGTGGAAGCGACGTACCGTCTCGAGCTCGAAGCGGGGGCATCGCAGATCATCGAGTTCGCGATCGTGCCGGTCACCGGCGACGAAGAGCCGAACCTCGTGCCGCGGGAGACGGCGATCGAGCGGCTTGAAGCTTCCTACGCGGAATGGGAGCGCGACTCGACGGCCGTCGAGAGCGACCTGCCGCTGTTCGATAAGCTGTACCACCGCGGGCTGCAGGACATTCGCGTTCTGCTGACGGATCTCGGCTACGGGCGATTCCCGGTCGCGGGCTTGCCGTGGTTCGCCGTGCCGTTCGGCCGCGACAGCTTGATCGCCGCGCTGCAGATGCTGCCGATCCATCCGGACATCGCGCGGGGGACGATTTTGACGATGGCGCGCTTCCAAGGGGAGAAGGTCGACGGCTGGCGCGACGAGCAGCCGGGCAAAATTATGCACGAGCTGCGCAGCGGAGAGCTCGCGAACACGAACCAAATCCCGTTCAACCCGTATTACGGGAGTATCGACGCGACGCCGCTGTTCCTCGTCCTGATCGGCGAATACGTGAAGTGGACCGGCGATTCCGCGCTGCTGCGCGACATGCTGCCGCACATTCGCCGGGCGCTCCAGTGGATCGACGAGTACGGCGACCGCGACGGCAGCGGCTTCGTGGCGTATTTCCAGGAATCGTCCAAGGGCATCGCGAACCAAGGCTGGAAAGATTCCGGCAACTCGGTCGTGCACCGCAGCGGCGAGTACGCCAAGGCGCCGATCGCGCTTGTCGAGGTGCAGGGCTACGTGTACCAAGCGAAGCGGACTCTCGCGGAGCTGCTCGGCGCGCTTCGGGACGCCTCCGGCGCCGACGACTGGGCAGCTTGGGCGGAACGGCTCGACGCCGAGGCCGAAACGCTGCGCGAGCGGTTCGAAGCGAAATTCTGGATGGAGGACGATGCGTTCTACGCGATCGCGCTCGACGAAGCCGGCAGGCAGGTGGAATCGGTGACGTCGAATCCGGGCCACGCGCTCATGTCCGGCATGATGAAGCCGGAGCGGGCGGCGGCGGTCGCGCGCAAGCTCGTGTCGCCGGCGCTGTTCAGCGGCTACGGCATCCGGACGATGGCCGAAGGCGAAACGGGATACAACCCGATGAGCTACCATAACGGCAGCATTTGGCCGCACGACAACTCGATGTGCCTGCTCGGCCTCAGCGCGCAAGGGTTCCGCGACGAGGCGAGGACGGTCATGGAAGGGCTGCTCGCGGCGAGCGCCTTCTTTGAGAATTACCGATTGCCGGAGCTGTTCTGCGGCTACTCCGCGGAGCGCGGCAAGCCGGTGCGCTATCCGGTCGCATGCTCGCCGCAGGCGTGGGCGGCCGCGACGCCGCTCACGTTCGTGCAGGCGATGCTCGGTCTCGCGCTCGACGCGGCACGCCGCCGCGTGACGTTGGCGCCGACGCTGCCGGACGGCATGACGACGCTGCGCGTGCGCCGCATGCGGCTCGGCGACGGCCGTCTGGACGTCACCGTGACGCGCGGCGCCGACGGCGCCTATGCGGTGAAGGTCGACGCGAACACGACCGGCTGGGTCGTCGAAGCGTAA
- a CDS encoding ABC transporter substrate-binding protein — MKKRFKAIGALSMSLALVLTACGGGNNGAANGEGNADGQTGAETPKQEVVLNIPHYKAGQNVGGKFFLPQVERFNAKYDGQYEIRIEEVPNDAYKEKIKLLWQQNKLPALIEGGDTQFIEELIKRDQIYDLKPWLDSKPELSKQLIEDSVAYNTRDGKIYTMPLSVIRPIGLFYNKEMFEKAGITKPIAQMTFAEFEEALKQLQAAGFTPLSLMTGENAWTTMLLASAFMAAEPGGADVLKSDRADKITNYNDPLWIKAFAETQKWLQNYTTGNAIGAAYADAANNFLNERAAIIANGTWMVGDFSDTTKAPEGFEKKVGASLYPGGVGLATTAEFSWWIPKGLKEEETQAALAFLEFINSPEELEAYMIAEGGQAPNLTTSADFESKLNPILAGMNQSVSSDLKIIAQSFGNAWPDAIASTEFAQNLPLLANGTLTPEKFAETLTQKASKFK; from the coding sequence ATGAAAAAGAGATTCAAAGCGATTGGAGCGCTTAGCATGTCTTTGGCGCTCGTGTTGACGGCGTGCGGCGGCGGCAACAACGGCGCGGCGAACGGGGAAGGAAACGCGGACGGCCAAACGGGAGCGGAAACGCCGAAGCAAGAAGTGGTGCTGAACATCCCGCATTATAAAGCAGGGCAGAACGTCGGCGGGAAGTTTTTCCTGCCGCAGGTAGAGCGTTTCAACGCGAAATACGACGGCCAGTACGAAATCCGCATCGAAGAAGTGCCGAACGACGCCTACAAGGAGAAAATCAAGCTGCTGTGGCAGCAAAACAAGCTTCCGGCGCTGATCGAAGGCGGCGACACGCAGTTCATTGAAGAGCTGATCAAGCGCGATCAAATTTACGATTTGAAGCCTTGGCTCGACTCGAAGCCGGAGCTCAGCAAGCAATTGATCGAAGACTCCGTCGCCTATAACACGCGGGACGGCAAAATTTACACGATGCCGCTGTCCGTCATTCGCCCGATCGGCTTGTTCTACAACAAAGAAATGTTCGAGAAAGCGGGTATCACGAAGCCGATCGCGCAGATGACGTTCGCGGAATTCGAAGAAGCGCTGAAGCAGCTTCAGGCAGCGGGCTTCACGCCGCTCTCCCTCATGACGGGCGAGAACGCGTGGACGACGATGCTGCTCGCGTCCGCGTTCATGGCGGCCGAGCCGGGCGGCGCCGACGTGCTGAAGAGCGACCGCGCGGACAAAATCACGAATTACAACGATCCGCTCTGGATCAAAGCGTTCGCGGAAACGCAGAAGTGGCTGCAAAACTACACGACGGGCAACGCGATCGGCGCCGCATACGCCGACGCCGCGAACAACTTCCTGAACGAGCGCGCCGCGATCATCGCCAACGGCACATGGATGGTCGGCGACTTCTCGGATACGACGAAAGCGCCGGAAGGTTTCGAGAAGAAGGTCGGCGCGTCCCTGTACCCGGGCGGCGTAGGCCTCGCGACGACGGCGGAATTCTCCTGGTGGATTCCGAAAGGGTTGAAGGAAGAAGAAACGCAAGCGGCGCTCGCGTTCCTCGAGTTCATCAATTCGCCGGAAGAGCTGGAAGCGTACATGATCGCCGAAGGCGGCCAAGCGCCGAACCTGACGACGTCCGCGGACTTCGAGTCGAAGCTGAACCCGATTCTCGCGGGAATGAATCAATCGGTATCCAGCGACCTGAAGATCATCGCGCAATCGTTCGGCAACGCATGGCCGGACGCGATCGCAAGCACCGAATTCGCGCAAAATTTGCCGCTTCTCGCGAACGGCACGCTCACGCCGGAGAAATTCGCGGAAACGTTGACGCAAAAGGCAAGCAAATTCAAATAA
- a CDS encoding SRPBCC domain-containing protein — MVSAAFKRDIERETGWAWEQWVEWLDRTADPQWSHDGLKSHILDARPVAEAWAEWAALLYGQKLGRIPVGVTKDAGVQIGVRRTASADRAALWDALLSPEGLALWIGSVPEIRLERGFAFASPEGVACRLTVVEPPTKLRLTWKRPDWDTPSRLQWYLSPAAAGRTTVAVHQEMLEDVYLREAMRRHWEGVLQELFRLAAAA, encoded by the coding sequence ATGGTAAGCGCCGCGTTCAAACGGGATATCGAACGAGAAACGGGATGGGCTTGGGAGCAATGGGTCGAATGGCTCGATCGGACGGCGGACCCTCAGTGGTCGCACGACGGATTGAAAAGCCACATTCTCGATGCGCGGCCGGTTGCGGAGGCGTGGGCGGAATGGGCGGCGCTGTTGTACGGGCAGAAGCTCGGCCGTATCCCCGTCGGCGTCACGAAGGACGCCGGCGTCCAAATCGGCGTGCGGCGGACGGCTTCGGCCGATCGGGCCGCCTTATGGGACGCGCTCCTGTCGCCCGAGGGGCTGGCGCTGTGGATCGGAAGCGTGCCGGAAATTCGGCTGGAGCGCGGCTTCGCGTTCGCGTCGCCCGAAGGCGTCGCCTGCCGCTTGACGGTCGTCGAACCGCCGACGAAGCTGCGGCTGACGTGGAAGCGTCCGGACTGGGACACGCCGTCGCGGCTGCAGTGGTACCTCTCGCCGGCCGCCGCCGGCCGGACGACGGTTGCCGTCCATCAAGAAATGCTGGAGGACGTCTATCTTCGGGAGGCGATGAGGCGGCATTGGGAAGGCGTGCTGCAGGAGCTGTTTCGCCTTGCGGCCGCGGCCTGA
- a CDS encoding sugar ABC transporter permease codes for MKEKGTKWWLALFLLPTVLVLAFFYVVPIATVFVTGFTDWDGFGAPVFNGIENYVMLITYDNTFVIAMRNLLLWSLIAATVHVGFGTLVAFVLYKGHFGWRFVRAVFMIPMVISAAAWAMIYKIIFNDDIGVINNLVRAIGFADFHVKWFFEMPAAFFAVAFTWMFYAVYVTLIVYNDLMAIPKEVHEAALLDGANSWQVTRYINLPLVKNAIGTGIILSVTARIAGFEEVALTSGGGPGNETYNITLMLYEGIVNYEYGYANAAATVMIVLGMGVMLLVNRMMKLNEKSY; via the coding sequence ATGAAGGAAAAGGGAACGAAATGGTGGCTCGCGCTGTTCTTGTTGCCTACCGTCCTTGTACTCGCGTTTTTCTACGTCGTACCGATCGCGACCGTGTTCGTGACGGGCTTTACGGATTGGGACGGCTTCGGCGCGCCCGTATTCAACGGCATCGAAAACTACGTGATGTTGATCACTTACGATAATACGTTCGTCATCGCGATGAGAAACCTGCTGCTCTGGTCGCTGATCGCCGCCACGGTGCACGTCGGGTTCGGCACGCTGGTCGCGTTCGTGCTGTACAAAGGCCATTTCGGCTGGCGGTTCGTCCGGGCGGTGTTTATGATCCCGATGGTCATTTCGGCCGCCGCGTGGGCGATGATTTACAAGATCATCTTCAACGACGACATCGGCGTCATCAACAACTTGGTGCGCGCGATCGGCTTCGCCGATTTCCACGTGAAATGGTTCTTCGAAATGCCGGCGGCGTTCTTCGCAGTCGCGTTCACGTGGATGTTTTATGCCGTGTACGTCACGCTGATCGTGTATAACGACCTCATGGCGATCCCGAAGGAAGTGCACGAAGCGGCGCTGCTCGACGGCGCGAATTCGTGGCAGGTCACGCGGTACATCAACCTGCCGCTCGTCAAGAACGCGATCGGCACGGGCATCATCCTGTCCGTCACGGCGCGGATCGCGGGCTTCGAGGAAGTGGCGCTCACGTCCGGCGGCGGACCGGGCAACGAGACATACAACATCACGCTCATGCTGTACGAGGGCATCGTCAATTACGAGTACGGCTACGCCAACGCGGCCGCGACCGTCATGATCGTGCTCGGCATGGGAGTCATGCTGCTCGTCAACCGGATGATGAAATTGAACGAGAAATCGTACTAG
- a CDS encoding carbohydrate ABC transporter permease, translating into MNTRTTRWTGLLFSYAVMLFTVVVSLFPILWVVLSSFKTNKAILGDPFALPTSFSFGAYVDVFTQYNFLVYFQNSLLIATVSTAIAVFIYALAAYAFAKFDFFGKSFLFILCTITLLVPGYARAQPIFTIIMKLNLYDTKAGLILVYASFGMALALFILRVTFLSIPKDLDEAARIDGAGFWRIFWSVNLPLAKSGLATAGILMFLNNWNEYFYALVLTSSQHNRTLPVALAFFNEAFSYNYTYMFAALTMIVLPGILIYLFVQEQVQQSVASSGVKG; encoded by the coding sequence ATGAATACCAGAACGACGCGATGGACGGGGCTCCTGTTCTCCTATGCGGTCATGCTGTTTACGGTCGTCGTTTCTCTGTTCCCGATTCTTTGGGTCGTGCTGTCTTCGTTTAAGACGAATAAAGCGATTTTGGGCGACCCGTTCGCGCTGCCGACGTCCTTTAGCTTCGGGGCGTACGTGGATGTCTTCACGCAGTACAATTTCTTGGTGTATTTCCAAAACTCGCTGCTGATCGCGACCGTCTCGACGGCGATCGCGGTGTTCATCTACGCGCTGGCGGCCTACGCGTTCGCGAAGTTCGACTTTTTCGGCAAAAGCTTCTTGTTCATTCTCTGTACGATCACGCTGCTCGTCCCGGGCTACGCTCGGGCGCAGCCGATTTTCACGATCATCATGAAACTGAATCTGTACGATACGAAGGCCGGCCTCATTCTCGTGTACGCTTCGTTCGGCATGGCGCTCGCGCTGTTCATTCTGCGCGTGACGTTCCTGTCGATTCCGAAGGATCTCGACGAGGCGGCGCGCATCGACGGCGCAGGCTTCTGGCGGATTTTCTGGAGCGTCAACCTGCCGCTGGCGAAATCCGGTTTGGCGACGGCCGGCATTCTGATGTTCCTGAACAACTGGAACGAATATTTCTACGCGCTGGTGCTCACGTCGAGCCAACACAACCGGACGCTGCCGGTCGCGTTGGCGTTCTTCAACGAGGCGTTCTCGTATAACTACACCTATATGTTCGCGGCGCTCACGATGATCGTCCTGCCGGGCATTCTCATTTACTTGTTCGTTCAGGAGCAGGTGCAGCAGAGCGTCGCTTCGAGCGGGGTCAAGGGATAA